One genomic segment of Pseudomonas fortuita includes these proteins:
- a CDS encoding helix-turn-helix domain-containing protein has protein sequence MTLPDGPAHTPITADTVLRYHLCWKHRDLDGVMALYHPDIQYHDFFQNRVLGYQELRDYVRACLPHEAGEDIVHSDRIRVDGCTAFIQYQVTVQGGDGLVAFKSSEAITVKDGLIWQVNEYATLVRHNGTRHASAGPRPATSRLGLSPRQLSTMAQDLEHYFQRKRPYLDAELNLQQVADASGYSRNQISYLLNQVLGQSFYRYVNQARLQHLMASLDDDSVEATIDELAFSAGFNSLSAFYKCFREHTGFTPKAYLKQFSLRART, from the coding sequence ATGACGCTCCCTGATGGCCCTGCCCACACCCCGATTACCGCAGACACGGTGCTGCGCTATCACCTGTGCTGGAAGCACCGCGATCTAGACGGCGTGATGGCGCTCTACCACCCTGACATCCAGTACCACGACTTCTTCCAGAACCGCGTGCTCGGCTACCAGGAGCTGCGCGACTACGTCCGCGCCTGCCTGCCCCATGAGGCCGGCGAAGACATCGTCCACAGCGACCGCATCCGCGTCGACGGCTGCACAGCGTTCATCCAGTACCAGGTCACGGTCCAGGGCGGTGACGGCCTGGTAGCGTTCAAGTCCAGCGAAGCGATCACCGTCAAGGACGGGCTTATCTGGCAGGTCAACGAATACGCCACGCTGGTCCGCCACAACGGCACCCGCCACGCCAGCGCAGGCCCGCGCCCGGCAACCAGTCGCCTGGGCCTGTCACCCCGGCAGTTGTCGACCATGGCCCAGGACCTGGAGCACTACTTCCAGCGCAAGCGCCCCTACCTGGACGCAGAACTGAACCTGCAGCAAGTCGCCGACGCCAGTGGCTACAGCCGCAACCAGATTTCCTACCTGCTGAACCAGGTGCTGGGGCAAAGCTTCTACCGCTACGTCAACCAGGCCCGCCTGCAGCACCTGATGGCCAGCCTTGACGATGACAGCGTCGAAGCGACGATCGATGAGCTGGCCTTCAGCGCCGGCTTCAACTCGCTGTCGGCGTTCTACAAGTGCTTCCGTGAACACACCGGGTTCACACCCAAGGCTTACCTGAAGCAATTTTCCCTGCGTGCACGCACGTAA
- a CDS encoding ABC transporter permease subunit — translation MLSFIARRLGLLIPTFFGITLLTFALIRLIPGDPVEVMMGERRVDPEMHAQAMERLGLNKPLPVQYLDYVGKLAQGDLGESLRTRESVWTEFLTLFPATLELAFAALLFAGIVGLLAGVIAALKRGSLFDHGVMGISLAGYSMPIFWWGLILIMFFSVSLGWTPVSGRIDLLYDIEPKTGFMLIDTLLSDEEGAFKDAVMHLILPAIVLGTIPLAVIARMTRSSMLEVLREDYIRTARAKGLSPARVVFVHGLRNALIPVLTVFGLQVGTLLAGAVLTETIFSWPGIGKWLIEAIGARDYPVVQNGILLIACLVILVNFVVDILYGLANPRIRHQR, via the coding sequence ATGTTGAGTTTTATTGCCCGGCGCCTTGGCCTGCTGATACCGACCTTTTTCGGCATCACCTTGCTGACCTTTGCGCTCATACGCCTGATCCCCGGCGACCCGGTGGAAGTCATGATGGGCGAGCGCAGGGTCGATCCCGAAATGCACGCCCAGGCCATGGAGCGCCTGGGCCTGAACAAGCCACTGCCGGTCCAGTACCTGGACTATGTCGGCAAGCTGGCCCAGGGTGACCTCGGCGAATCGCTGCGCACCCGCGAAAGCGTGTGGACCGAGTTTCTCACCCTGTTCCCGGCCACCCTGGAGCTGGCCTTCGCCGCCCTGCTGTTCGCCGGTATCGTCGGCCTGCTGGCCGGGGTGATCGCCGCGCTCAAGCGCGGTTCATTGTTCGACCACGGGGTGATGGGCATTTCCCTGGCCGGCTACTCGATGCCGATCTTCTGGTGGGGCCTGATCCTGATCATGTTCTTCTCGGTGAGCCTGGGCTGGACCCCAGTGTCCGGGCGCATCGACCTGCTCTACGACATTGAGCCGAAAACCGGCTTCATGCTCATCGATACCCTGCTCAGCGACGAAGAAGGCGCCTTCAAGGACGCGGTGATGCACCTGATCCTGCCGGCCATCGTGCTGGGTACCATCCCGCTGGCAGTCATCGCCCGCATGACCCGTTCGTCGATGCTTGAAGTACTGCGCGAAGACTACATCCGCACCGCCCGCGCCAAAGGCCTGTCGCCGGCCCGCGTGGTGTTCGTGCACGGCCTGCGCAATGCCTTGATTCCGGTGCTGACCGTGTTCGGCCTGCAGGTCGGCACGCTGCTGGCCGGTGCGGTGCTGACCGAAACCATCTTTTCCTGGCCGGGCATCGGCAAGTGGCTGATCGAAGCCATCGGTGCCCGTGACTACCCCGTGGTCCAGAACGGCATCCTGTTGATCGCCTGCCTGGTAATCCTGGTCAACTTCGTCGTGGACATCCTCTACGGCCTGGCCAACCCACGCATCCGTCATCAGCGCTGA
- a CDS encoding cupin domain-containing protein — MSITQFKNTDSAVLDSSNPVAVPLGDPVAVTSVTCVERSDGVETGIWECTPGRWRRQIVQQEFCHFIKGRCTFTPDGGEPLVIEAGDALMLPANSTGTWDIQETVRKTYVLIF, encoded by the coding sequence ATGAGCATCACCCAGTTCAAGAACACCGACAGCGCTGTGCTCGACAGCTCCAACCCGGTCGCGGTGCCACTTGGCGACCCCGTGGCTGTAACGTCTGTCACCTGCGTGGAGCGCAGTGATGGCGTCGAGACCGGCATCTGGGAGTGCACCCCCGGGCGCTGGCGGCGGCAGATCGTGCAACAGGAGTTCTGCCATTTCATCAAGGGCCGCTGCACCTTCACCCCTGACGGTGGCGAACCCCTGGTCATAGAAGCCGGAGACGCATTGATGCTACCGGCCAACAGCACAGGCACCTGGGACATCCAGGAGACCGTGCGCAAGACCTACGTACTTATCTTCTGA
- a CDS encoding NAD(P)/FAD-dependent oxidoreductase, with amino-acid sequence MQPLRTISLWMDQLDEPLCARPALREDLHADVCIIGAGYTGLWTAYYLKRQAPQQNIVVIDANIAGFGASGRNGGWLMGNLLGEDRLLATLSPQQRRASIDLLHGIPDEVHAVLQREGIDCDYRKGGVLYCAARYPEQERSLRAYLDDLYRQGMTEDDYRWLRPEQLGSQLRVSNAFGAIYSPHTATIQPAKLVRGLARAVEALGVPIYENTPAIDWQPGEVRTPLARIRCQWMVPAVEGYAASLPPLGKHQLPVQSLLVATEPLPEATWEQIGLSQGQAFSESSRQVTYGQRTADNRLVFGARGGYRFGGRLRENFNLQAHEIELRRYLFSELFPQLKHVRITHSWGGNLGMARRFRPHMLCDRQRGIALAGGYGGEGVGATNLGGRTLAALILNQHNELTAQPWVLDNRPVSSLASWPPEPCRWLGYNAIIQSFVHEDRTLANPASAPWRRRLASSLADFMEGFMH; translated from the coding sequence ATGCAACCCCTGCGCACGATAAGCCTGTGGATGGACCAGCTCGACGAGCCACTGTGCGCCCGCCCGGCCCTGCGCGAAGACCTGCACGCGGATGTGTGCATTATCGGCGCCGGCTACACAGGCCTGTGGACCGCCTACTACCTCAAGCGCCAGGCGCCACAGCAGAACATCGTGGTCATCGACGCCAACATTGCCGGTTTCGGCGCCTCTGGGCGCAATGGCGGCTGGCTGATGGGCAACCTGTTGGGCGAAGACCGCTTGCTGGCCACCCTGTCGCCCCAACAGCGCCGCGCCAGCATCGACCTGCTGCACGGCATACCCGATGAAGTACACGCCGTGCTGCAGCGCGAAGGCATCGACTGCGACTACCGCAAAGGGGGTGTGCTGTACTGCGCGGCACGCTACCCGGAGCAGGAGCGCAGCCTGCGCGCCTACCTCGACGACCTGTATCGCCAAGGCATGACCGAGGATGACTACCGCTGGCTACGCCCCGAGCAGTTGGGCAGCCAGCTGCGGGTCAGCAATGCGTTTGGCGCCATCTACAGCCCGCACACCGCAACCATCCAGCCGGCCAAGCTGGTGCGCGGCCTGGCGCGCGCGGTCGAAGCGCTGGGTGTGCCGATCTACGAAAACACCCCTGCAATCGATTGGCAGCCCGGCGAAGTGCGCACCCCGCTGGCACGCATTCGCTGCCAGTGGATGGTGCCCGCTGTTGAAGGCTATGCGGCCAGCCTGCCGCCGCTGGGCAAGCACCAGTTGCCTGTGCAGAGCTTGCTGGTGGCCACCGAACCGCTGCCGGAGGCCACCTGGGAGCAGATCGGCCTGAGCCAGGGCCAAGCCTTCAGCGAGAGCAGCAGGCAGGTCACCTACGGCCAGCGTACTGCCGATAACCGCCTGGTATTCGGCGCACGCGGTGGTTACCGTTTCGGTGGCCGCCTGCGCGAAAACTTCAACCTCCAAGCGCACGAAATCGAACTGCGCCGCTACCTGTTCAGCGAGCTGTTCCCCCAGCTCAAGCATGTGCGCATCACTCACTCCTGGGGCGGCAACCTGGGCATGGCGCGGCGCTTCCGCCCGCACATGCTCTGCGACCGCCAGCGCGGCATTGCCCTGGCCGGTGGCTACGGTGGCGAAGGCGTCGGTGCCACCAACCTGGGCGGGCGCACCCTGGCCGCGCTGATCCTTAACCAGCACAACGAACTGACGGCACAACCTTGGGTACTGGACAACCGCCCGGTTTCGAGCCTGGCCAGCTGGCCGCCCGAGCCCTGCCGCTGGCTGGGCTACAACGCGATCATCCAAAGCTTCGTCCACGAGGACCGCACCCTCGCCAACCCCGCCAGCGCGCCGTGGAGGCGGCGCCTGGCCAGCTCGCTTGCGGACTTCATGGAAGGCTTCATGCACTGA
- a CDS encoding peptide ABC transporter ATP-binding protein, producing the protein MAVVLSARELTRHYEVSRGLFKGHALVRALNGVSFELEAGKTLAVVGESGCGKSTLARALTLIEEPSSGSLQIAGTEVNGASKAERKQLRRDVQMVFQSPYASLNPRQKIGDQLAEPLLINTSLSKAERREKVQKMMEQVGLRPEHYQRYPHMFSGGQRQRIALARAMMLQPKVLVADEPTSALDVSIQAQVLNLFMDLQKEFNTAYVFISHNLAVVRHVADHVLVMYLGRPAEMGPKTDIYERPLHPYTQALLSATPAIHPDPLKPKIRIVGELPNPLNPPDGCAFHKRCPYATERCAKEVPALRQVSSRQVACHYAEQFL; encoded by the coding sequence ATGGCCGTCGTTCTATCTGCGCGCGAGCTTACCCGGCATTACGAAGTCTCCCGCGGCCTGTTCAAAGGGCACGCCCTGGTCCGTGCGCTGAATGGCGTATCGTTCGAACTGGAAGCCGGCAAGACCCTGGCGGTGGTCGGCGAGTCGGGCTGCGGCAAGTCCACCCTGGCCCGCGCCCTGACCCTGATCGAAGAGCCGTCGTCCGGCTCGCTGCAAATTGCCGGCACCGAGGTGAACGGCGCCAGCAAGGCTGAGCGCAAGCAACTGCGGCGCGACGTGCAGATGGTGTTCCAGAGCCCCTACGCCTCGCTCAACCCACGGCAGAAAATTGGTGACCAGCTGGCCGAGCCGCTGCTGATCAACACCTCGCTGAGCAAAGCCGAACGGCGCGAGAAAGTGCAAAAAATGATGGAGCAGGTGGGCCTGCGCCCCGAGCATTACCAGCGCTATCCACATATGTTCTCTGGTGGCCAGCGCCAGCGTATCGCCTTGGCCCGAGCGATGATGCTGCAGCCAAAAGTGCTGGTGGCGGACGAGCCGACCTCGGCATTGGATGTGTCGATCCAGGCGCAGGTACTGAACCTGTTCATGGATTTGCAGAAGGAGTTCAACACCGCCTACGTGTTCATCTCGCACAACCTGGCGGTGGTGCGGCATGTGGCCGATCACGTACTGGTGATGTACCTGGGGCGACCGGCAGAGATGGGGCCGAAAACGGATATTTACGAGCGGCCGCTGCATCCCTATACCCAGGCGCTGCTGTCGGCAACACCTGCCATTCACCCGGATCCGCTGAAGCCGAAGATCCGCATTGTCGGGGAGCTGCCCAACCCGTTGAACCCGCCAGATGGGTGTGCGTTTCACAAGCGCTGCCCGTATGCGACGGAACGCTGTGCCAAGGAGGTGCCGGCGTTGCGGCAGGTGAGTAGCCGGCAGGTGGCTTGCCACTATGCCGAGCAGTTCCTGTAG
- a CDS encoding OprD family porin, with protein sequence MKVPTLSALALSISAFSTVAQADPQSQDYIPLTLKGSSAQAQASGFIDGQSLSGSTRNWYARERAARAPLWKYYKSDGTRHPTHSRENWLQGTILNYSSGFTQGTVGFAVEAAGYNAIALQQSREAIAGPNNRTLTHSDGDPVGQWSKLGLGNIKARVSNTTLTLGRQSVDTPMIAYIGNRALPSSFQGAFLHSAEFDNLSLDLGTFDRVSPRTEQSLSKFRSEYGATGVETDRASTAGINYQPFKSLSTSLYATQVDDFWNQYYFGANHVLGDSAVLSLSTGLNYYKTVDAGSQKMGKIDNDTYSLSLGLTHQAHTLSASWQQVNGNEYFDYLHETNGIYLANSLLSDFNGPNEKSLQLSYVLNMAPYGVPGLKFNLYNARGWGIDGTHYRGTAYDVNGLNGETHYEWGIGTSYAVQSGPLRDTSIRATYTTHRASKAQGDGSLDEFRVVTTIPFNIL encoded by the coding sequence TTGAAAGTACCAACCCTGAGCGCACTGGCCTTATCCATCAGTGCATTTTCCACCGTGGCCCAGGCCGATCCGCAAAGCCAGGACTACATTCCGCTCACCCTCAAAGGCAGCAGCGCGCAGGCGCAAGCCAGCGGCTTCATCGACGGCCAGAGCCTGTCCGGCAGCACCCGCAACTGGTACGCCCGCGAACGCGCTGCACGCGCCCCGCTGTGGAAGTACTACAAGAGCGACGGCACCCGCCACCCCACCCACAGCCGGGAAAACTGGCTGCAGGGCACCATCCTCAACTACAGCTCCGGTTTCACCCAAGGCACCGTGGGTTTCGCTGTCGAGGCCGCTGGCTATAACGCCATCGCCCTGCAGCAGAGCCGCGAAGCGATTGCCGGCCCCAACAACCGCACCCTCACCCACAGCGATGGCGACCCCGTCGGCCAGTGGAGCAAACTGGGCCTGGGCAACATCAAGGCGCGCGTGTCCAACACCACCCTTACCCTTGGCCGCCAGTCGGTGGACACGCCCATGATCGCCTACATCGGCAACCGCGCCCTGCCATCGAGCTTCCAGGGCGCGTTCCTGCACAGCGCCGAGTTCGACAACCTGAGCCTCGATCTGGGCACTTTCGACCGCGTTTCGCCACGCACCGAACAAAGCCTTAGCAAGTTTCGCAGCGAATACGGCGCCACCGGCGTGGAAACCGACCGCGCCAGCACTGCCGGCATCAATTACCAGCCGTTCAAAAGCCTGAGTACCAGCCTGTATGCCACCCAGGTAGACGACTTCTGGAACCAGTACTACTTCGGCGCCAACCACGTGCTCGGCGACAGCGCAGTGCTCAGCCTGAGCACCGGCCTTAACTACTACAAGACCGTCGATGCCGGCAGCCAGAAAATGGGCAAGATCGACAACGACACCTACAGCCTGTCGCTCGGCCTGACCCACCAGGCCCATACCCTCAGCGCCTCGTGGCAGCAGGTGAACGGCAACGAATACTTCGACTACCTGCACGAAACCAACGGCATCTACCTGGCCAACTCGTTGTTGTCGGACTTCAACGGCCCCAACGAGAAGTCGCTGCAGCTTTCCTATGTATTGAACATGGCGCCCTACGGCGTGCCAGGGCTGAAGTTCAACCTGTACAACGCACGCGGCTGGGGCATTGACGGCACTCACTACCGCGGCACCGCCTACGACGTGAATGGCCTGAACGGCGAAACCCACTACGAGTGGGGCATCGGCACCAGCTACGCGGTGCAGAGCGGGCCGCTGAGAGACACCAGCATCCGCGCGACCTACACCACCCACCGCGCCAGCAAGGCACAGGGTGACGGCAGCCTGGACGAGTTCCGGGTGGTTACCACCATTCCATTCAACATTCTTTGA
- a CDS encoding polyamine ABC transporter substrate-binding protein — translation MRTLLLAPLMLAASVANAAETVKIYNWSSYVAPDTLKNFQQASGIVPTYDVYDSNETLDGKLMTGNSGYDVVFPSNHFMARQIQGKALKKLDKSQLPNWQNLNPVLLKALEVNDPGNQYGFPYLWGSTGIGYNIDKVKAVLGDNAPVDSWDLIFKPEYMSKLKSCGVAVLDNGPELLPIALHYLGLPHHSQNPADYEKAKALLMQVRPYISYFHSSKYTGDLANGDICVVVGFSGDVLQAKNRAEEANNGVKVGYSIPKEGAPMWFDMVAMPADAPDEKAGYAYMNYLLQPEVMANISNHVQYANGNLKADGLVEPAMKGNTMIYPSEDMMGKLYALEAMPAKIDRIRTRIWTSIKAGN, via the coding sequence ATGCGCACGCTCCTTCTCGCTCCTCTGATGCTGGCCGCCAGTGTGGCCAACGCCGCCGAAACGGTGAAAATCTACAACTGGTCCAGCTACGTCGCCCCCGACACGCTGAAGAACTTCCAGCAAGCCAGTGGCATCGTGCCCACCTACGATGTGTACGACAGCAACGAAACCCTCGACGGCAAGCTGATGACCGGCAACTCCGGCTACGATGTGGTGTTCCCCTCCAACCACTTCATGGCACGGCAGATCCAGGGCAAGGCCCTGAAGAAGCTGGACAAGTCGCAGCTGCCCAACTGGCAAAACCTCAACCCGGTGCTGCTCAAGGCACTGGAGGTAAACGACCCCGGCAACCAGTACGGCTTCCCGTACCTGTGGGGCAGTACCGGCATTGGCTACAACATCGACAAGGTCAAGGCGGTGCTCGGCGACAACGCGCCGGTGGATTCGTGGGACCTGATCTTCAAGCCCGAGTACATGAGCAAGCTGAAAAGCTGTGGCGTCGCCGTGCTGGACAACGGCCCCGAACTGCTGCCGATTGCCCTGCACTACCTGGGCCTGCCGCACCACAGCCAGAACCCGGCGGACTACGAAAAGGCCAAGGCCCTGCTGATGCAGGTGCGGCCGTACATCAGCTACTTCCATTCGTCCAAGTACACCGGCGACCTGGCCAATGGCGATATCTGTGTGGTGGTGGGCTTCTCGGGGGATGTGCTGCAAGCGAAAAACCGTGCCGAAGAAGCGAACAACGGGGTGAAGGTGGGCTACTCGATACCCAAGGAAGGCGCGCCCATGTGGTTTGACATGGTGGCCATGCCGGCCGATGCGCCGGACGAAAAAGCCGGGTATGCCTACATGAACTATCTGCTGCAACCAGAGGTGATGGCCAACATCAGCAACCATGTGCAGTACGCCAACGGTAACCTGAAGGCGGACGGGCTGGTGGAGCCGGCAATGAAGGGCAATACGATGATTTACCCG
- a CDS encoding ABC transporter ATP-binding protein codes for MSLLQINNLNVRFGDANAVPVVDGLDLSVEAGEILAIVGESGSGKSVTMMALMGLIDAPGRITADALRFDGTDMLKLSGRQRRKVVGKDIAMVFQDPMTALNPSYTVGYQIEEVLRQHLGLTGKAARQRALELLKKVEIPAAQSRLDAYPHQLSGGMSQRVAIAMAIAGEPKLLIADEPTTALDVTIQAQIMELLVNLQKERNMALILITHDLAVVAETAKRVCVMYAGEAVEVGQVPTLFDVPAHPYSEALLAAIPEHSIGAERLATLPGIVPGRYDRPVGCLLSPRCPYVQDNCRRQRPPLDPQAHSLVRCFYPLNQEVA; via the coding sequence ATGTCACTGTTGCAGATCAACAACCTGAACGTGCGCTTCGGCGACGCCAATGCCGTACCTGTCGTCGATGGCCTGGACCTGTCGGTGGAGGCTGGCGAGATCCTGGCCATCGTCGGCGAATCCGGCTCGGGCAAATCCGTGACCATGATGGCCTTGATGGGCCTGATCGACGCCCCCGGGCGCATCACCGCCGATGCCCTCCGTTTCGACGGCACCGACATGCTCAAGCTCAGCGGCCGCCAGCGGCGCAAGGTGGTGGGCAAGGACATCGCCATGGTCTTCCAGGACCCGATGACCGCCCTCAACCCCAGCTATACCGTGGGCTACCAGATCGAAGAAGTGCTGCGCCAGCACCTGGGCCTGACGGGCAAGGCCGCGCGCCAGCGTGCCCTTGAGCTGTTGAAAAAGGTCGAGATCCCAGCTGCGCAAAGCCGCCTGGATGCCTATCCGCATCAGCTGTCTGGCGGCATGAGCCAGCGTGTGGCGATTGCCATGGCCATTGCCGGCGAGCCCAAGCTGCTGATCGCCGACGAGCCGACCACCGCACTGGACGTGACCATCCAGGCGCAGATCATGGAGCTGCTGGTCAACCTGCAGAAGGAGCGCAACATGGCGCTCATCCTGATCACCCACGACCTCGCCGTGGTCGCCGAAACGGCCAAGCGGGTATGCGTGATGTACGCAGGCGAAGCCGTCGAGGTGGGCCAGGTGCCGACGCTGTTCGACGTGCCCGCCCACCCCTACAGCGAAGCCCTGCTGGCGGCGATCCCCGAGCACAGCATCGGCGCCGAGCGCCTGGCCACCCTGCCTGGCATCGTCCCTGGCCGCTACGACCGCCCCGTCGGCTGCCTGTTGTCGCCGCGCTGCCCCTATGTGCAGGACAACTGTCGGCGCCAGCGCCCTCCCCTCGATCCCCAGGCTCACAGCCTGGTGCGTTGTTTCTACCCGTTGAACCAGGAGGTGGCGTGA
- a CDS encoding ABC transporter permease subunit — protein MTSPIAKSLSPASPVDQSLLYPSPYKEFWQAFARNKGAVMGLAFMCLVVFCALFAPWVAPHDPSEQYRDFLLTPPVWLEGGTWQFILGTDELGRDLLSRLIQGARLSLLIGLSSVVMSLIPGILLGLLAGFFPHILGPSIMRLMDVMLALPSLLLAVAIVAILGPGLINTVIAIAIVSLPSYVRLTRAAVMVELNRDYVTAARLAGAGLPRLMFVTVLPNCMAPLIVQATLSFSSAILDAAALGFLGLGVQPPTPEWGTMLASARDYIERAWWVVSLPGLTILLSVLAINLMGDGLRDALDPKLKNAA, from the coding sequence ATGACTAGCCCGATTGCAAAATCCTTGTCGCCGGCCAGCCCGGTGGACCAGAGCCTGCTCTACCCCTCGCCGTACAAAGAATTCTGGCAAGCCTTTGCGCGCAACAAAGGCGCAGTGATGGGCCTGGCCTTCATGTGCCTGGTGGTGTTCTGTGCACTGTTCGCGCCGTGGGTCGCCCCGCATGACCCGAGCGAGCAGTACCGCGACTTCCTGCTGACCCCGCCGGTATGGCTGGAAGGCGGCACCTGGCAGTTCATCCTCGGCACCGACGAACTGGGCCGCGACCTGCTTTCGCGCCTGATACAGGGGGCGCGGCTGTCGCTGCTGATCGGCCTGTCGTCGGTGGTGATGTCGCTGATCCCGGGCATCCTGCTGGGCCTGCTGGCCGGCTTCTTCCCGCACATCCTCGGCCCATCGATCATGCGCCTGATGGATGTGATGCTGGCCCTGCCCTCCCTGCTGCTGGCCGTGGCCATCGTCGCCATCCTCGGCCCAGGCCTGATCAACACGGTAATCGCCATCGCCATCGTCTCACTGCCCTCCTACGTGCGCCTGACCCGGGCTGCGGTAATGGTTGAACTGAACCGCGACTACGTCACCGCCGCACGCCTGGCGGGTGCCGGGCTGCCACGGCTGATGTTCGTCACCGTGCTGCCCAACTGCATGGCGCCACTGATCGTGCAGGCTACCCTCAGCTTCTCTTCAGCGATCCTCGATGCTGCCGCGTTGGGCTTCCTGGGCCTGGGCGTGCAACCACCCACCCCGGAGTGGGGCACCATGCTGGCTTCGGCCCGTGACTATATCGAGCGCGCCTGGTGGGTGGTGAGCCTGCCCGGCCTGACCATTCTGCTCAGTGTGCTGGCAATCAACCTGATGGGCGACGGCCTGCGCGATGCGCTGGACCCGAAACTCAAGAACGCCGCCTGA
- a CDS encoding ABC transporter substrate-binding protein translates to MQRAFIKSLPLRLALATLVLGSATQLAAKPLVVCTEASPEGFDVVQYTTAVTLDATSETLFNRLVDFKPGTTDVQPALAERWDISPDGLTYTFHLRQGVKFHTTDYFEPTRDFNADDVLWSLNRQLDPHHPWHDKTSVGYPYFESMAFKQLLKSVIKTDDHTVVITLARPEAPFLHDMAMGFTSIYSAEYGDQLLRAGKTAELNSKPVGTGPFIFQRYNKDAQVRFKPNPDYFRGKPPADALVFAIATDSNVRLQKLRANECQVALYPKPDDVPSIKADPKLKVAEIEALVTGYIAMNTEHKYLSDVRVRKAINMAFDRQTHVDQLFGKGNALVGVNPYPPTMPGFNTANQNPPRDLAKARALLKEAGVPEGTVITLFTRNGGGMTNPNPRLSAEMLQADLKQIGLLLDIRVMEWAEMLRRAKNGEADLVSTGWAGDNGDPDNFLTPLLSCDAAKTGENYARWCNSKFQELITRAREVVDNDERARLYSDALKVYDDDQPWISMAHPKMFTAMRDNVEGYVISPLTNNNFATTKVK, encoded by the coding sequence ATGCAGAGAGCTTTCATCAAATCGCTACCGTTACGCCTTGCCCTCGCCACGCTGGTGCTGGGCAGCGCAACGCAGCTGGCAGCCAAACCGCTGGTGGTCTGTACCGAGGCCAGCCCGGAAGGGTTCGACGTTGTCCAGTACACCACCGCGGTCACACTTGATGCGACGTCCGAGACACTGTTCAACCGCCTGGTCGACTTCAAACCAGGCACCACCGACGTCCAGCCGGCCCTGGCCGAGCGCTGGGACATTTCGCCAGACGGGCTGACCTACACCTTCCATCTGCGCCAAGGGGTGAAGTTCCACACCACCGACTACTTCGAGCCGACCCGCGACTTCAACGCCGACGATGTGTTGTGGAGCCTCAACCGCCAGCTTGACCCGCACCACCCGTGGCACGACAAAACCAGCGTCGGCTACCCGTATTTTGAAAGCATGGCCTTCAAGCAGCTGCTCAAATCGGTGATCAAGACCGACGACCACACCGTGGTGATCACCCTGGCCCGGCCGGAAGCACCGTTCCTGCATGACATGGCCATGGGCTTCACCTCGATCTACTCCGCCGAGTACGGTGACCAGTTGCTCAGGGCCGGTAAAACCGCCGAGCTGAACAGCAAGCCGGTCGGTACCGGCCCGTTCATCTTCCAGCGTTACAACAAGGATGCGCAGGTCCGCTTCAAACCCAACCCAGACTACTTCCGCGGCAAACCGCCGGCCGACGCGCTGGTGTTCGCCATCGCCACCGACAGCAACGTGCGCCTGCAGAAGCTGCGCGCCAACGAATGCCAGGTCGCGTTGTACCCCAAGCCGGATGACGTGCCATCGATCAAGGCCGACCCGAAACTCAAGGTCGCCGAAATCGAAGCGCTTGTCACCGGCTACATCGCCATGAATACCGAGCACAAATACCTCAGCGATGTACGCGTGCGCAAAGCCATCAATATGGCGTTCGATCGGCAGACTCATGTCGACCAGCTGTTCGGCAAAGGCAACGCGCTGGTGGGTGTGAACCCCTACCCACCGACCATGCCTGGCTTCAACACCGCCAACCAGAACCCGCCCCGCGACCTCGCAAAGGCACGCGCCCTGCTCAAGGAAGCTGGCGTACCGGAAGGCACGGTGATCACACTGTTTACCCGCAACGGCGGTGGCATGACCAACCCTAACCCGCGCCTGTCGGCCGAGATGCTGCAGGCCGACCTGAAGCAGATCGGCCTGCTGCTGGATATCCGCGTGATGGAATGGGCCGAAATGCTGCGCCGTGCAAAAAATGGCGAGGCCGACCTCGTGTCCACCGGCTGGGCTGGCGACAACGGCGACCCCGACAACTTCCTCACCCCGCTGCTCAGTTGCGACGCCGCCAAAACCGGCGAGAACTACGCCCGCTGGTGCAACTCGAAATTCCAGGAGCTGATCACCCGTGCCCGCGAGGTGGTCGACAACGACGAGCGCGCAAGGCTCTATAGCGACGCATTGAAGGTGTACGATGACGACCAACCCTGGATCAGCATGGCCCATCCAAAGATGTTCACCGCCATGCGTGACAACGTGGAGGGCTACGTGATCAGCCCTCTGACCAACAATAACTTCGCCACCACCAAGGTGAAGTAG